The window TCAGGACACGGAACGATCTCTACAGCCGTAGAGGCTGTGAAAATAGGTGCTTATGATTTTCTTGAAAAACCTCTGTCCATAGATAAGGTGCTTGAAGTAATCTCGCGGGGGCTTGCAGGTGAGGCCGGTACTATGGACAAAGCGGCAGATTTCAAGATCGGGGTTGCAAAAGGAGTTGATATATATAAACAGAAGACCATAGGCAAGAGCATTGTTGCTTATGGCGTAGGACTTCATTCAGGCGTAAAAACAGGCATGATACTTATGCCTATGCCGGTAGACACAGGTATTATGTTCGAGCATATACCGGATGGAGAGCGCATACCTGCTTATATTGATTATGTATTTTCTGTAGGTTATGCATCGTCTGTCAAAGGCAAAAATTGCATTGTGAGAACCATTGAACATCTCCTTGCAACATTGCATATGTACGGCATTACCAACCTCCTCGTAAAGGTAAGTGAGGAGATACCTATTTTTGACGGTTCTTCTATCGAGATATGTGAAAAAATCAAAGAAGCAGGAGTTATCGAACAGGAAGAGGGCGTTGAACCACTGCGAATACAGGAGACTATCAGTCTTTCAATGCTGCCTGACGGGAAGTTCCTGTCCATTGAACCTTCGGACATATTTGAGATTGACTACACCCTTGAACACCCGAAGCCCATAGGTACCCAGAGATATCATTTTATTTGCAACAAAGAATCTTTTTTCAGCGAGATAGCGCCTGCACGGACCTTTGGTTTTCTTAAGGATTTTGAAAAACTTCAAAATATGGGTCTTGGTTCGGGCGGGAGGATAAGTAATTTTATCATACTGAACGATCAAGGTGTTATTAATACAAAACTCAGGTTTGAAGATG of the Pseudomonadota bacterium genome contains:
- the lpxC gene encoding UDP-3-O-acyl-N-acetylglucosamine deacetylase: MKKVLIIDDEKAILDSLSSILEDEGFQVFKTADVNEGLTIFDQEKPGVVILDVWMPEMDGLQVLKKIKKKDQDAIVIVISGHGTISTAVEAVKIGAYDFLEKPLSIDKVLEVISRGLAGEAGTMDKAADFKIGVAKGVDIYKQKTIGKSIVAYGVGLHSGVKTGMILMPMPVDTGIMFEHIPDGERIPAYIDYVFSVGYASSVKGKNCIVRTIEHLLATLHMYGITNLLVKVSEEIPIFDGSSIEICEKIKEAGVIEQEEGVEPLRIQETISLSMLPDGKFLSIEPSDIFEIDYTLEHPKPIGTQRYHFICNKESFFSEIAPARTFGFLKDFEKLQNMGLGSGGRISNFIILNDQGVINTKLRFEDEFVRHKILDLIGDLYLLNRPIIGKVTARQTGHLENIALVKELKKRLKD